One part of the Olleya sp. YS genome encodes these proteins:
- a CDS encoding dodecin family protein, giving the protein MAVLKVIEVLSNSDKSWEDATKKAVKQASKSVNNIRSVYVQEQSAIVKDDDVTEFRVNLKLTFEVK; this is encoded by the coding sequence ATGGCAGTATTAAAAGTAATTGAAGTTTTATCTAACTCTGATAAGAGTTGGGAAGACGCAACAAAAAAAGCAGTAAAACAAGCCTCTAAGAGTGTAAATAACATACGTTCTGTATATGTACAAGAGCAAAGCGCTATTGTTAAAGATGATGATGTTACTGAGTTTAGAGTAAATCTAAAACTTACTTTTGAAGTAAAGTAA
- a CDS encoding mechanosensitive ion channel domain-containing protein, with protein MDLQQWINRGVEIMLEFGPKLLAAILIWIIGSIIIKQISRALKRLMLSRNYDVSLQKFLLNLINWILKIVLIIVVLGTLGVETTSFAAIIAAAGLAIGLALQGSLGNFAGGVLIMLFKPFKIGDLIEAQGEMGVVKEIQIFTTKITGLSNREIIIPNGALSNGNIINYTTEGTRRVDLIFGVGYDSDIKQTKDVLMKVLTSNPKVLQEPAPTVNVIELADSSVNFAVRPWCKAEDYWAVYFETTENTKDALDAAGIEIPYPHAVEIKKKDNFI; from the coding sequence ATGGATTTACAACAATGGATTAATAGAGGTGTGGAGATTATGCTTGAATTTGGACCTAAATTATTAGCAGCTATTTTAATATGGATTATAGGTAGTATTATAATTAAACAAATATCAAGAGCCTTAAAAAGATTGATGTTGTCCAGAAACTATGATGTTAGTCTTCAAAAATTTCTATTAAATTTAATAAACTGGATTTTAAAAATTGTTCTTATAATAGTTGTTTTAGGCACTCTAGGTGTTGAAACAACATCTTTTGCTGCTATTATTGCAGCTGCAGGTTTAGCTATTGGCCTAGCCTTACAAGGCTCATTAGGTAATTTTGCTGGTGGTGTTTTAATTATGCTGTTTAAACCCTTTAAAATTGGTGACCTAATTGAAGCCCAAGGTGAAATGGGTGTGGTTAAAGAAATTCAGATATTTACAACTAAGATTACTGGGTTATCAAACCGAGAAATCATTATTCCAAATGGAGCTTTATCTAATGGAAATATTATTAATTATACCACTGAAGGAACTAGACGTGTGGATTTAATTTTTGGCGTTGGTTATGATTCTGATATTAAACAAACTAAAGACGTCTTAATGAAAGTCTTAACCTCTAACCCAAAAGTACTCCAAGAACCAGCACCAACAGTAAATGTAATAGAGTTAGCAGATAGCTCTGTTAATTTTGCTGTTAGACCTTGGTGTAAAGCTGAAGATTATTGGGCTGTTTATTTTGAGACGACAGAAAATACTAAAGACGCTTTAGATGCTGCAGGTATAGAAATACCTTATCCACATGCAGTAGAAATAAAAAAGAAGGATAATTTTATTTAG
- the tsaB gene encoding tRNA (adenosine(37)-N6)-threonylcarbamoyltransferase complex dimerization subunit type 1 TsaB encodes MAFILNIETATTNCSVSLSNKGETLVLKEDYGNGFSHAEKLHVYIEAVLKEAKIEANQLDAIAVSKGPGSYTGLRIGVSAAKGLCYALNKPLIAVSTLEALAHQVHIEEGLIIPMLDARRMEVYSAIFDANYKSVRAIEAQILDDNSFSNELKVNKVYFIGNGVEKTKTLIKSTNAIFVESKLPSANQMSALSYDKYKTNDMEDVAYFEPFYLKDFVGTKAK; translated from the coding sequence TTGGCATTTATATTAAATATAGAAACAGCTACAACAAACTGCTCAGTCTCTCTTTCTAACAAAGGAGAGACTTTGGTTTTAAAAGAAGATTATGGTAATGGCTTTTCTCATGCAGAAAAACTACATGTTTATATTGAAGCTGTTTTAAAGGAGGCAAAAATAGAAGCTAATCAACTAGATGCAATTGCTGTTAGCAAAGGTCCAGGTTCTTACACAGGTTTACGCATTGGTGTATCTGCTGCAAAAGGCTTATGCTATGCGTTAAACAAACCTTTAATTGCAGTATCTACATTAGAAGCTTTAGCACATCAAGTACATATTGAAGAAGGGTTGATAATACCAATGTTAGATGCAAGACGTATGGAAGTATATTCTGCAATATTTGATGCTAACTATAAATCTGTTAGAGCAATCGAAGCGCAAATATTAGACGATAATTCTTTTAGTAACGAGTTAAAAGTAAATAAGGTCTATTTCATTGGTAACGGTGTAGAAAAAACAAAAACATTAATTAAAAGCACAAATGCTATTTTTGTTGAATCTAAGTTGCCATCAGCAAACCAAATGAGTGCATTGTCTTATGATAAATACAAGACAAACGACATGGAAGATGTCGCTTATTTTGAACCGTTTTATTTAAAAGATTTTGTTGGTACAAAAGCTAAATAA
- a CDS encoding TolC family protein, with protein sequence MKTTINMKQILCTIMLFVVCSASAQDKKWTLQECVAHALENNITVLQGQNTLMSNEQDVIASKGQFLPSVNANLGHSLSLGNRELFPGQFVDRTDNSTSVSISANQTVFNGFRLTNLYKQSQLNLETNQLELNRIKDDISLNVVNAYLNVLFNIENLDIAKAQYEFTKKQLKQVEDLVDAGVQPAANIFDTKATLSRDLQSVTVAQNNYDLALLTLSQLLQLPYEGFQIEVIEIDSPTAELMYDNAKPIVNYALDNRYEVKVAEKNIENAELNTEISKSGFLPIVSLNYGFGSNVFFTNLFDTEASFFDQLNQQKGHRFSVNVNIPIFSQFQNKTNVARSKIQEENASLNLEQTKLNVEANVQRAFTDAKAAYLSYEAAKVSLEAQEIAFQNSQERYNIGAMNAFDLEQTRLRLVNAESSLINAKYDFIFKTKVLDFYLDKPITQ encoded by the coding sequence ATGAAGACGACAATTAATATGAAACAGATTTTATGCACAATAATGCTGTTTGTAGTATGTTCTGCTTCAGCACAAGATAAAAAATGGACGTTGCAAGAGTGTGTTGCACATGCATTAGAAAATAATATTACTGTACTACAAGGTCAAAATACTTTAATGTCTAACGAGCAAGATGTTATCGCATCTAAAGGACAATTTTTACCTAGTGTAAACGCCAATTTAGGACATAGTTTATCTTTAGGAAACAGAGAATTATTCCCAGGTCAGTTTGTGGATAGAACAGATAATAGTACTAGCGTTAGTATAAGCGCTAATCAAACTGTATTTAATGGTTTCCGTTTAACAAACCTATATAAACAGTCTCAATTAAATTTGGAGACCAATCAGTTAGAGTTAAATAGAATTAAAGATGATATATCTTTAAACGTAGTAAACGCATATCTTAATGTATTATTTAATATCGAAAATTTAGATATAGCCAAAGCACAATACGAGTTTACCAAAAAACAGCTAAAGCAAGTAGAAGATTTAGTCGATGCAGGAGTACAACCTGCAGCAAATATATTTGATACAAAAGCAACGTTAAGTAGAGATTTACAAAGCGTAACTGTAGCTCAAAATAATTATGATTTAGCGTTGTTAACTTTATCTCAATTACTACAATTACCATATGAGGGATTTCAAATAGAAGTGATTGAAATTGATAGTCCTACTGCAGAGCTAATGTATGACAATGCTAAACCAATAGTAAATTATGCATTGGATAACAGATATGAAGTAAAGGTTGCAGAAAAAAATATTGAAAACGCAGAATTAAATACTGAAATATCTAAGAGTGGATTTTTACCAATAGTTTCTTTAAATTATGGGTTTGGATCTAATGTGTTTTTCACAAACTTATTTGATACTGAAGCATCATTCTTTGATCAATTAAATCAACAAAAGGGACATCGTTTTAGTGTCAATGTAAATATTCCTATTTTTTCTCAATTTCAAAATAAAACAAATGTTGCAAGATCTAAAATTCAAGAAGAAAATGCATCTTTAAACTTAGAGCAAACTAAACTCAATGTGGAGGCAAATGTACAGCGTGCATTTACCGATGCTAAAGCTGCATATTTGTCTTATGAAGCTGCTAAAGTTAGTTTAGAAGCTCAAGAAATTGCATTTCAAAATTCTCAAGAGCGTTATAATATTGGAGCAATGAATGCTTTCGATTTGGAGCAAACTAGGCTTAGGTTAGTAAACGCAGAATCCTCTTTGATTAATGCCAAGTATGATTTTATATTCAAAACTAAAGTTTTAGACTTTTATCTTGATAAACCAATAACTCAGTAA
- a CDS encoding choice-of-anchor L domain-containing protein, whose protein sequence is MKKFLLTIAFLGSLINVYSQDINMQNGTFNQCSGVFYDSGGNANNYADGENFVVTICPDGPDQFVQLQFTLFSTQIGLDELTIYDGDDTTAAVIGVYSGGGAANNPGTVSASSTSSTGCLTIQFVSDGSANTLGWAANISCLQSCQTITPSIDSTDPAANAGVVQIPLGGNVIFNGSATFEDDGTGAVYSWNFGDATTGSGQTVNHTYNNIGTFTATLTVTDTNPTGCSESTTIQIEVLSPYIDVDQTTYTVPELVEDVLIDSPCAAVSNINWSTGSNFGQENGIGYFSAVPGAFPFEAGIVLNSGDAMEAEGPETGTQSSGGWPGDADLENAIPTLNLGDSNDASFIEFDFVPIANSISFDFLFASEEYGTFQCSFTDAFAFLLTDLTTGTVTNLAIVPGTTDVVSVFTVRDDTYNASCASVNPQFFDSYYGATGLPVANAPINFRGYTRSMTAFSNVIPNNTYNIKLVIADAFDTAYNAAVFLGAGTFNLGGELGDDITIAQGNAICSGGIIPLDTNLPTATHTWYLDGNVIPGETGSTLDATSPGVYSVDVVFSTTCQATDSILIEFIAGPMVENTIDVFACFNSAGPEIFDLTVNDTEVIGTQNAADVNVSYHNRLDDAQNDVNPILDPANYVGSGTYPEVIYVRIEDALSETCSDISPFNLDVIMSVINQAPNIEVCDDASNDGFELFDLESQTLTILGTQLPSEYTVTYHNSFADADTDNNPLISPYNGSNNEYIFVRVESTIDPSCYSANQLPHGGFTLIVNPNATANQPMDMIVCDDISNDGFEIFDLTSQEATILGAQDPMNFTVSFYENMADVATETNPILNPGAYQNMTSPQQTIYVRVNDNINPTCYGSTQFNLVVNSLPTVVPPTPLEVCDDAIPDGFTSIDLSIKNNEISGGNPAYAVTYYLTQMDADMEVNPLPIPYTNISNPQVIFVRVEDVNTSCYTTTTLQLDVEQAPVAFTPTPLEFCDPDSDGFGVFTLSDAEAEITGGAPGLTVTYHETPSDAQNNVNALASPYNNIVVDMQTIYVRVESSTIATACASFVDLVLIVNPTPQITDPSPLEVCDNDADGIAIFDLELNNAEILNQLDTDATNDLAAADYTITFYETAANAAVPQNAIATPNAYTNTTPDMQTVWVRVDDNTNGCSTITTMDLIVNPLPVLVQPDPLELCDYNNPGDEVEAFNLEDANAQILNGQTGITLTYYDTQAGADNAIAANQIFSPYTNTIVAPATSANPQTIYIRAEDNVTGCVSTITLDLRVNPIPSPVANPTALVECDDDNDGFTSFDLDSQTATILNGEPDVSISYHETQADATNDLNPLTSPYTNIVANNQMIYVRAENDLTGCITVVVLPLEVQPSPVVPVALDDYIVCDDNSDGFNQFDFDTVMTPQILGAQNPADFTLTYHTTQLNAENGTSPIVNTGNYTNATNPQTIYIRLVSNTNGCVSTGQFIIRVEFPPVIVQPTPLAICDELDANYYENNDDMAVFDLTVKNDEITAGNVSWIVTYYETQADAQADTNAIVDPTMYTNMMVNGNPANPQTVYVRVTDEDTGCFSFTTLTIRVLPNPTPTPNPDNLELCDDVNVVGPNDLIEIFDLTTNEVATINGEAGVSASYYTDLNDALSGTNQIADPTMHTNEDPANPGVAINPQTIYVRVTNGTDATGTSGTGCYTIVSFDVIVNPLPVVSPIEDYIYCELFNDGQYGFDLESKTDEILNGQDPSIFTVTYHETQGEADTAMNALSSPYTNTSNPQTIYVNITNTLTGCDTTTSFNIEVQEAAQANPDMVPIVYEICDDNMETDGDTTNDSAQFDLLTQNPDVLDGQDPANYIVSYYATQADADAGTNPIPFLYENTTNPQVIYVRVDNDTMVDDGTGTGTMIDSSICYETAEITLQVNPLPEFDIDDSYLLCINTNGTEVVNPPVIETGLNTTDYTFEWLLEGVTLAGETGSSLTPTQGGNYTVIVTDVTTSSVTMCQNSDTTIVEESEPPVVDAEVTTEAFADVHNILVTATGSGVSAYEFSLDDGVWELGVLNTDGSYTYTFTDVAGGDHIITVRDINGCGETSVPVTVMDYPHFFTPNDDGFNDTWNIYGIQNQPDAVIYIFDRYGKLLKQLSPTSPGWDGTFNGNPMPTSDYWFTIDYKEPSDLTQQKQFKAHFTLKR, encoded by the coding sequence ATGAAAAAATTTCTACTCACTATAGCATTTTTAGGATCATTAATTAATGTCTATTCTCAAGATATAAATATGCAAAACGGAACATTTAATCAATGTTCTGGAGTGTTTTACGATTCTGGAGGTAATGCAAATAATTATGCAGATGGAGAAAATTTTGTTGTAACAATTTGTCCAGACGGACCAGATCAATTTGTTCAATTACAATTCACTTTATTTAGTACCCAAATTGGTCTTGATGAATTAACGATTTATGATGGTGATGATACTACAGCAGCAGTAATTGGAGTATATTCTGGTGGTGGAGCTGCTAACAACCCTGGGACGGTTTCAGCCTCTTCAACAAGCTCAACAGGATGTTTAACCATCCAGTTTGTATCAGACGGAAGTGCAAATACATTAGGTTGGGCAGCAAATATATCTTGTCTTCAATCTTGTCAAACCATAACACCAAGTATAGATTCTACAGACCCAGCAGCTAATGCTGGAGTTGTTCAAATCCCTTTAGGTGGTAATGTAATCTTTAATGGTAGTGCTACTTTCGAAGATGATGGGACAGGTGCTGTCTACTCTTGGAACTTTGGCGATGCAACTACAGGTTCAGGTCAAACAGTAAATCACACCTACAATAATATTGGTACGTTTACAGCTACTTTAACTGTTACTGATACTAATCCAACAGGATGTTCAGAGTCTACCACGATTCAAATAGAAGTCTTGAGTCCATATATAGATGTAGATCAAACAACTTATACCGTCCCAGAATTGGTTGAGGATGTCTTGATTGACAGTCCGTGTGCAGCTGTATCCAATATTAATTGGAGTACAGGCTCAAATTTTGGTCAAGAAAATGGAATTGGATACTTTTCAGCAGTTCCTGGAGCTTTTCCTTTTGAAGCTGGTATTGTCCTAAATTCTGGAGATGCGATGGAAGCAGAGGGTCCAGAAACTGGTACACAAAGTAGTGGAGGTTGGCCTGGTGATGCAGATTTAGAAAATGCTATTCCCACCTTAAATTTAGGAGATTCAAATGATGCTTCTTTTATTGAATTCGATTTTGTGCCAATAGCTAATAGCATAAGTTTTGACTTTTTATTTGCTTCTGAAGAGTATGGTACATTTCAATGTAGTTTTACAGATGCTTTTGCTTTTTTGTTAACAGACCTAACAACAGGAACCGTAACAAATTTAGCAATAGTTCCTGGGACTACAGACGTAGTTTCTGTGTTTACGGTAAGAGATGATACTTACAACGCAAGTTGTGCATCAGTTAATCCACAGTTTTTTGATTCTTATTATGGCGCTACAGGTTTACCTGTTGCTAATGCTCCTATCAACTTTAGAGGGTACACTAGATCAATGACTGCATTTTCAAACGTAATACCTAATAATACTTATAATATAAAATTAGTAATTGCAGATGCATTTGATACAGCATATAATGCTGCAGTATTTTTAGGAGCAGGAACTTTTAATTTAGGTGGAGAATTAGGCGATGACATTACTATCGCGCAAGGAAACGCTATTTGTAGTGGAGGAATAATTCCATTGGATACCAATTTGCCTACTGCTACACATACATGGTATTTAGATGGAAATGTTATTCCTGGTGAAACAGGTTCTACTTTAGACGCTACCTCACCAGGTGTTTATAGTGTAGATGTTGTATTTTCTACTACCTGTCAGGCTACAGATTCTATTTTAATAGAATTTATTGCAGGTCCTATGGTAGAAAATACTATTGATGTTTTTGCATGCTTCAACTCAGCTGGACCTGAAATATTTGATTTAACCGTTAATGATACGGAAGTTATTGGTACCCAAAATGCAGCAGATGTAAATGTGAGTTATCATAATAGGTTAGACGATGCTCAAAATGATGTAAACCCTATTTTAGATCCTGCTAACTATGTAGGTTCTGGGACTTATCCAGAAGTTATTTATGTTAGAATAGAAGATGCTTTATCTGAAACTTGTTCAGATATCAGTCCTTTTAATTTAGATGTAATTATGTCAGTTATAAATCAAGCTCCTAATATTGAAGTTTGTGATGATGCATCCAATGATGGGTTTGAGTTATTTGATTTAGAATCTCAAACACTAACAATTTTAGGGACTCAATTACCATCAGAATACACTGTAACTTATCACAACTCATTTGCTGATGCAGATACAGATAACAACCCATTAATAAGTCCGTACAATGGTAGCAATAACGAATATATTTTTGTTAGAGTTGAAAGTACTATAGACCCAAGTTGTTATTCTGCTAACCAATTACCGCATGGTGGCTTTACGCTTATTGTAAATCCTAATGCTACAGCTAATCAGCCTATGGATATGATTGTTTGTGATGACATATCAAATGATGGATTTGAAATCTTTGATTTAACTAGTCAAGAAGCTACTATTTTAGGAGCTCAAGATCCGATGAACTTTACAGTCTCTTTTTATGAAAACATGGCAGATGTTGCTACTGAGACTAATCCAATCTTAAATCCTGGAGCATATCAAAATATGACATCTCCGCAGCAAACCATTTATGTTAGAGTAAACGACAATATTAATCCTACATGTTATGGTTCTACGCAGTTTAATTTGGTTGTAAATTCATTACCAACTGTAGTACCACCCACACCCTTAGAAGTTTGTGATGATGCTATTCCAGACGGATTCACATCTATAGACTTAAGCATAAAAAACAATGAGATTAGTGGAGGTAATCCAGCCTATGCAGTGACGTATTATCTAACGCAAATGGATGCAGATATGGAAGTTAATCCATTACCAATTCCCTACACAAATATTAGTAATCCACAAGTGATTTTTGTACGAGTTGAGGATGTTAATACAAGCTGTTACACAACTACAACCTTACAATTAGATGTCGAGCAAGCACCAGTAGCCTTTACACCAACCCCTTTAGAGTTTTGTGATCCAGACAGTGATGGTTTTGGCGTATTTACATTAAGTGATGCCGAAGCGGAAATCACAGGAGGCGCACCAGGCTTAACGGTTACTTATCACGAAACACCAAGTGATGCCCAAAACAACGTCAATGCACTAGCTAGTCCATACAATAATATTGTGGTAGACATGCAAACCATTTATGTACGCGTAGAAAGTTCAACAATAGCGACAGCTTGTGCTAGCTTTGTCGATTTAGTATTAATAGTAAACCCAACACCTCAGATTACAGACCCAAGCCCATTAGAAGTTTGTGATAACGATGCAGATGGTATAGCAATATTTGATTTAGAATTAAACAATGCAGAGATTTTAAACCAATTAGATACAGATGCGACTAACGATCTAGCAGCAGCAGACTATACCATCACGTTTTATGAGACTGCAGCCAATGCAGCAGTACCGCAAAACGCTATAGCCACACCTAATGCCTACACCAATACTACACCAGACATGCAAACCGTTTGGGTGCGTGTAGATGATAATACTAATGGGTGTTCTACCATAACCACTATGGATTTAATAGTCAATCCATTACCAGTATTAGTACAACCAGACCCATTAGAGTTATGCGATTACAATAATCCAGGAGATGAGGTAGAAGCTTTTAATTTAGAAGATGCTAATGCACAAATATTAAACGGACAAACGGGAATTACATTAACGTATTACGACACACAAGCAGGAGCAGACAATGCAATCGCAGCAAATCAGATTTTTAGCCCTTATACCAATACCATAGTTGCTCCAGCAACGTCAGCAAACCCACAAACAATTTATATACGTGCAGAAGATAATGTAACAGGCTGTGTTAGTACTATAACCTTAGATTTAAGAGTCAATCCTATCCCGTCACCAGTAGCCAATCCAACAGCACTAGTAGAATGTGATGACGATAACGATGGGTTTACCAGCTTTGATTTAGACAGTCAAACAGCAACCATATTAAATGGCGAGCCAGACGTTAGCATTAGCTACCACGAAACCCAAGCAGATGCGACCAATGACTTAAACCCATTAACCAGTCCATACACCAATATTGTAGCCAACAATCAAATGATATATGTTAGAGCAGAAAACGATCTAACAGGCTGTATTACCGTTGTTGTATTACCACTAGAAGTACAACCTTCACCAGTAGTACCAGTAGCTTTAGACGATTATATTGTGTGTGATGATAATAGTGATGGCTTCAATCAATTTGATTTTGATACGGTCATGACACCGCAAATCTTAGGAGCTCAAAACCCAGCAGATTTTACATTAACCTATCACACTACACAATTAAACGCAGAGAATGGTACCAGTCCAATTGTCAATACAGGCAACTATACCAATGCTACCAATCCACAAACTATTTATATCAGACTAGTTAGTAATACCAATGGATGTGTAAGTACAGGACAGTTTATTATACGTGTAGAGTTCCCACCAGTAATTGTGCAACCAACACCATTAGCCATTTGTGATGAGCTAGACGCTAACTATTATGAAAATAATGATGACATGGCAGTCTTTGATTTAACGGTTAAGAATGACGAAATCACCGCAGGAAACGTCAGTTGGATTGTTACCTATTACGAAACCCAAGCAGATGCACAAGCAGACACCAACGCTATAGTAGACCCAACCATGTATACCAATATGATGGTTAATGGCAATCCAGCCAATCCACAGACGGTATATGTTAGAGTTACAGATGAAGACACAGGATGCTTCAGTTTTACCACACTTACTATTCGTGTGTTACCAAACCCAACACCAACACCAAATCCAGATAATTTAGAGTTGTGTGATGATGTTAACGTCGTTGGTCCAAACGATTTAATAGAAATCTTTGATTTAACTACCAATGAAGTGGCAACCATTAATGGCGAAGCAGGAGTAAGCGCAAGCTACTATACAGATTTAAATGACGCCTTATCAGGAACCAATCAAATAGCAGATCCAACGATGCATACCAATGAGGATCCAGCCAATCCAGGCGTAGCCATCAATCCACAAACCATCTATGTACGTGTTACAAACGGGACAGATGCAACAGGAACAAGCGGAACAGGATGTTATACCATTGTTAGTTTTGATGTAATTGTCAATCCATTACCAGTAGTAAGTCCAATAGAAGATTATATCTATTGCGAACTATTTAACGATGGACAATACGGATTTGATTTAGAAAGTAAAACAGACGAGATATTAAATGGACAAGACCCAAGTATATTCACGGTAACCTACCATGAAACACAAGGTGAAGCAGACACAGCGATGAATGCATTAAGCAGTCCGTATACCAATACCAGTAACCCACAAACCATTTATGTAAATATTACCAATACGCTAACGGGTTGTGACACGACGACCAGCTTCAATATAGAAGTTCAAGAAGCCGCACAAGCCAATCCAGATATGGTACCAATCGTATATGAGATTTGTGATGATAATATGGAGACTGATGGAGATACGACTAACGACAGTGCTCAGTTTGATTTACTAACTCAAAACCCAGACGTGTTAGATGGACAAGATCCAGCCAACTACATTGTTAGCTACTATGCGACACAAGCAGATGCAGATGCAGGTACCAATCCAATACCATTCTTGTATGAAAATACGACCAACCCACAAGTCATTTATGTACGTGTGGATAACGACACGATGGTAGATGACGGTACAGGAACCGGAACCATGATAGACAGTTCTATTTGTTATGAAACTGCAGAAATCACCTTGCAAGTCAACCCATTACCAGAGTTTGATATAGACGATAGCTATTTGCTATGTATCAATACTAACGGAACAGAAGTGGTTAATCCACCAGTAATAGAAACAGGATTAAACACTACAGACTATACCTTTGAGTGGTTATTAGAAGGTGTTACCCTTGCAGGAGAAACCGGAAGTAGTTTAACACCAACACAAGGCGGAAACTATACTGTGATTGTTACAGATGTGACCACAAGTAGTGTTACGATGTGTCAAAACTCAGATACCACTATTGTAGAAGAAAGCGAACCACCAGTGGTAGACGCAGAGGTTACCACCGAAGCGTTTGCAGACGTCCATAATATATTAGTCACAGCCACAGGAAGCGGAGTCTCAGCTTACGAGTTTAGCTTAGATGATGGTGTATGGGAATTAGGTGTATTAAATACAGATGGCAGCTACACTTATACCTTTACAGATGTTGCAGGAGGCGATCATATAATAACGGTAAGAGACATCAATGGATGTGGAGAAACCAGTGTGCCAGTAACCGTAATGGACTACCCACACTTCTTTACACCAAATGATGATGGCTTTAATGACACTTGGAATATTTACGGAATCCAAAACCAGCCAGATGCAGTCATCTACATCTTTGACCGTTATGGTAAGTTGTTAAAGCAGTTAAGTCCAACCAGTCCAGGATGGGATGGAACCTTTAATGGTAACCCAATGCCAACCAGTGACTATTGGTTTACAATAGACTATAAAGAACCAAGTGATTTAACACAGCAAAAACAATTTAAAGCACACTTTACTTTAAAACGATAA
- a CDS encoding efflux RND transporter periplasmic adaptor subunit: protein MKKIIKIIIVVVLILALVWVLKYFKDSNEKSVEDFKTAEPFYTSINTKTVATGKLNPEEEVELKPQISGIIDKILVEEGDIVKKGDVIAKIRVVPNEQSLVGASGQISTAKLSYNNAKTLYDRNKKLFDKGVISRQDFENSELALNQAKETLNQAQNNYQIIKRGSLSGGGSANTNIVALIPGTILEIPVREGDQVIESNNFNAGTTIATIADMSKMIFEGKVDEAEVGKLEEGKEIKVILGAINEKEFPAKLTFVAPKGMEENGAVQFTIKADVDVEPSTKIRAGYSANAEIEMESRDSTLVIKESLLQFNRITEKPFVEIEKEEGKFEKQNVELGLSDGINVEITEGVKEGDKIKVWNKASKEDNDEDDN, encoded by the coding sequence ATGAAAAAAATAATAAAAATAATTATCGTAGTTGTCTTAATTTTAGCACTAGTTTGGGTGTTAAAATATTTTAAAGATTCAAATGAAAAATCTGTTGAAGATTTTAAAACAGCTGAGCCTTTTTACACCTCAATTAATACAAAAACAGTAGCTACTGGGAAACTTAACCCAGAAGAAGAAGTAGAGTTAAAACCTCAAATCTCTGGTATTATAGATAAGATTTTAGTAGAAGAAGGTGATATCGTGAAAAAAGGTGACGTTATTGCTAAAATTAGAGTGGTGCCTAACGAGCAAAGCTTAGTTGGTGCTAGTGGGCAAATTTCTACAGCTAAATTATCTTATAACAATGCAAAGACATTATACGATAGGAATAAAAAACTATTTGATAAAGGTGTAATTTCAAGACAAGATTTTGAAAACAGTGAGTTGGCTTTAAATCAAGCCAAAGAGACATTAAACCAAGCTCAAAACAATTATCAAATTATAAAACGTGGATCACTATCTGGTGGTGGCTCTGCTAACACCAATATTGTGGCACTAATTCCTGGTACTATTTTAGAAATTCCTGTACGTGAAGGTGATCAAGTTATTGAAAGTAATAACTTTAATGCAGGAACAACCATTGCAACTATTGCTGATATGAGCAAAATGATTTTTGAAGGAAAAGTAGATGAAGCTGAAGTTGGTAAACTAGAAGAAGGAAAAGAGATAAAAGTCATTTTAGGAGCTATTAACGAAAAAGAATTCCCAGCAAAATTAACATTTGTTGCGCCTAAAGGTATGGAAGAAAATGGAGCAGTACAATTTACAATTAAAGCAGACGTAGATGTTGAACCATCAACAAAAATTAGAGCTGGTTACAGTGCAAATGCTGAAATTGAAATGGAAAGTAGAGATAGTACTTTAGTGATTAAAGAATCCTTACTACAGTTTAACAGAATTACAGAGAAACCATTTGTTGAAATCGAAAAAGAGGAAGGGAAATTTGAAAAGCAAAATGTAGAGCTAGGATTGTCTGATGGAATTAACGTAGAAATTACTGAAGGTGTTAAAGAAGGAGACAAAATTAAAGTTTGGAATAAAGCATCTAAAGAAGATAACGATGAAGACGACAATTAA